The following are from one region of the Roseobacter fucihabitans genome:
- a CDS encoding sensor histidine kinase: MTGGFLHGDLFRGLTFRILVFLSLALLPFGLIAIVQTRELARQADTNAELSLLGLTEQASGAERTIIQEGLGAAQALSSIVGIFADDPLACASFLHAYQQASNRYSLVGFLPANGVMTCSSAGGVHDFSDNPDFIKAVETTQRTVFVNPMGPLSGAPMLAIMHPHFVEGTFVGFATLSVPLAILRDMSDPETTTQPHDIITFNSAGEPLTSDRPRSVSLSDLPLNRSLKNFVGYSTSVFEDVNTEGDARVYTVVPIVPDLVYVIGIWRQEEVLAGTSHANALSVFLPVLMWIASLIVAFWSINRLAIGYIRRLGRQMRIFAFNRSLPRATLSASAPREFVEIQKVFMSMADSIIRDEASLENSLREKNILLKEVHHRVKNNLQLISSIMNMQIRRAPTEASRQVLRRLQERILSLATVHKNLYQNEGLDRVDAGALIEEIVGQLLVIGLPAGSQVAVEQSYASVMLDTDDAAPLTLLVSEAVTNAMKYIGPGDDDTRACLDISLTQPEPEVACFSITNSFDAAPAVEGTGLGMQLINAFARQLNAQVVSGKQDQTYHLILTFPVPHRAKPTLDY; this comes from the coding sequence ATGACGGGCGGTTTTCTGCACGGCGATTTATTTCGCGGGCTGACCTTTCGCATTCTTGTTTTTCTATCTCTGGCACTGTTGCCCTTTGGCTTGATCGCCATCGTGCAGACCCGCGAATTGGCGCGGCAGGCGGATACGAACGCTGAACTCTCCCTGCTCGGGTTGACCGAGCAGGCCTCCGGTGCGGAACGTACGATCATTCAGGAAGGATTGGGTGCCGCTCAGGCGCTCAGCTCGATCGTCGGCATTTTTGCGGATGACCCGCTGGCATGTGCCTCGTTCCTGCACGCTTACCAGCAGGCGTCAAACCGGTACTCACTCGTTGGGTTTTTGCCAGCAAATGGGGTGATGACCTGTTCCTCTGCTGGCGGGGTACATGATTTCAGCGACAACCCTGATTTCATCAAAGCCGTTGAAACCACCCAGCGGACCGTCTTTGTCAATCCGATGGGTCCGCTAAGCGGGGCACCCATGCTTGCGATCATGCACCCCCATTTCGTGGAAGGCACGTTCGTTGGTTTTGCAACGCTGTCCGTGCCGCTGGCAATTTTGCGCGACATGTCGGACCCGGAAACCACGACGCAACCGCATGATATCATCACCTTCAACAGTGCCGGTGAACCGCTCACATCAGATCGCCCCAGATCGGTATCCTTGTCTGATTTGCCGCTCAACAGAAGCCTCAAGAATTTTGTGGGATATTCAACGAGCGTCTTTGAGGACGTAAATACCGAAGGGGACGCGCGCGTCTATACCGTTGTGCCGATTGTCCCCGATCTCGTTTACGTGATCGGCATCTGGCGCCAGGAAGAGGTGCTGGCGGGCACAAGCCATGCCAACGCATTGAGTGTGTTCTTGCCGGTGCTGATGTGGATCGCGAGCCTGATTGTCGCCTTTTGGTCGATCAACCGTCTGGCCATCGGGTATATCCGCAGACTCGGCCGTCAGATGCGCATTTTTGCGTTCAACCGATCCTTGCCACGCGCCACTCTGAGTGCCTCAGCACCCCGTGAATTTGTCGAAATTCAAAAGGTTTTCATGAGCATGGCGGATTCCATCATTCGAGATGAAGCGTCGCTTGAAAATTCCCTGCGCGAGAAGAATATCCTGCTCAAGGAAGTCCATCACAGGGTCAAGAATAACCTTCAATTGATCTCGTCCATCATGAACATGCAAATCAGACGCGCGCCCACGGAAGCCTCCCGCCAGGTGTTGCGCAGGTTGCAGGAACGCATCCTCAGTCTCGCAACCGTTCATAAGAACCTCTATCAGAATGAGGGTTTGGACCGCGTGGATGCGGGCGCGCTGATTGAAGAAATTGTGGGGCAGCTGCTGGTGATTGGTCTCCCCGCTGGCTCTCAGGTTGCGGTCGAACAATCCTATGCATCGGTGATGTTGGACACGGATGACGCTGCACCGCTAACCTTGCTGGTGTCCGAAGCGGTTACGAATGCGATGAAATACATCGGTCCCGGCGATGATGACACGCGGGCCTGCCTTGATATTTCCCTGACGCAGCCGGAGCCTGAGGTCGCGTGTTTTTCCATCACCAACAGCTTTGACGCGGCGCCTGCTGTCGAGGGTACGGGGTTGGGTATGCAACTTATTAATGCTTTTGCGCGACAACTGAATGCGCAGGTCGTGAGCGGCAAGCAGGATCAGACCTATCATCTGATCTTGACCTTTCCGGTGCCGCATCGCGCCAAGCCGACGTTGGATTATTGA
- a CDS encoding RNA polymerase sigma factor produces the protein MSHPDPRDTLVDHLPAMRAFAISLTRNGATADDMVQDTLVKAWTNIDKFQAGTNMRAWLFTILRNTYYSSRRKAKREVADVDGIHTEALAEKPAHDGRLQMTDFRDAFAQLSDEQREVLLLVGASGFSYDEAADMCGVAVGTIKSRTNRARQRLAELMHLDEDDALEMTDDATMSVLSAAKVASF, from the coding sequence ATGAGCCATCCTGATCCCCGCGACACATTGGTCGACCACCTGCCTGCGATGCGCGCCTTTGCCATCAGCCTGACCCGAAACGGTGCCACGGCAGACGACATGGTGCAGGACACTTTGGTCAAAGCCTGGACCAACATTGATAAATTTCAGGCCGGCACTAACATGCGGGCTTGGCTGTTCACCATTCTGCGCAACACTTATTATTCCTCGCGACGCAAGGCCAAGCGCGAAGTGGCGGATGTTGACGGTATCCATACAGAGGCTCTCGCAGAGAAACCTGCGCATGACGGGCGCTTGCAAATGACTGATTTCCGCGACGCTTTCGCGCAACTCAGTGACGAGCAGCGCGAAGTTTTGTTGTTGGTCGGGGCCTCCGGTTTTTCATATGACGAAGCAGCCGACATGTGTGGTGTCGCTGTTGGCACCATCAAGAGCCGAACCAACCGCGCCCGACAACGACTCGCAGAGTTGATGCATCTTGACGAAGACGATGCCTTGGAAATGACGGATGACGCGACGATGTCCGTCTTGAGCGCCGCCAAAGTGGCGTCTTTCTGA
- a CDS encoding NepR family anti-sigma factor encodes MAQSGMNGKRESVIDENLKRVYEEALEEGVPDRFRDLLDALKKQDAPTGQAK; translated from the coding sequence ATGGCTCAGTCTGGGATGAACGGGAAGCGCGAAAGCGTGATCGATGAGAATTTGAAGCGCGTCTATGAGGAAGCGCTGGAGGAAGGCGTGCCCGACCGTTTCAGAGACCTGCTTGACGCGTTGAAAAAACAGGACGCTCCGACAGGCCAAGCAAAATGA
- a CDS encoding response regulator, producing MSDGTEIADVSEELGRLLPYLRRFSRAMTGSQSSGDRFAAAALEAILTDRSVLDGVSTKTGVFRVLYGIWSSAGAPVEDGESGTKARAQKHLARLTANSREALLLHSVEGFSFGEIASIIGIDQSEAEQLVQIARREMADAVSGSVMIIEDEAIIAMDIESLVGDMGHRVTGIARTRDEAIALGNADVPDLILADIQLADNSSGIDAVNDLMAQLGERPVIFITAFPERLLTGDKHEPAFLISKPYTEEQVITAVSQAMFFSSTETLKA from the coding sequence ATGTCGGACGGCACTGAAATTGCGGACGTTAGCGAAGAATTAGGCCGCCTACTCCCCTATCTGCGCCGCTTCTCGCGCGCCATGACAGGAAGCCAGAGCAGCGGCGACAGGTTTGCCGCGGCGGCATTGGAAGCAATTCTGACGGATCGTTCGGTGCTTGACGGCGTCAGCACGAAAACGGGCGTCTTCCGCGTGCTTTACGGCATTTGGTCCAGTGCCGGTGCCCCCGTTGAGGATGGTGAGAGCGGGACCAAGGCGCGCGCGCAGAAACACCTGGCGCGTCTTACCGCCAACAGCCGTGAGGCACTCTTGCTGCATAGCGTGGAGGGTTTCAGCTTTGGCGAAATCGCCAGCATCATCGGGATTGATCAATCAGAAGCCGAGCAGCTGGTTCAAATCGCGCGGCGGGAAATGGCGGACGCCGTGTCAGGGTCCGTTATGATCATCGAAGACGAAGCGATCATCGCGATGGATATCGAGAGCCTTGTCGGCGACATGGGCCACCGCGTCACCGGTATTGCCAGAACCAGAGACGAGGCGATTGCACTCGGCAACGCTGATGTTCCGGACTTAATCCTGGCGGATATCCAGCTTGCGGATAACTCCTCCGGGATCGATGCGGTCAATGATCTAATGGCGCAATTGGGGGAGCGCCCGGTCATATTCATCACTGCTTTCCCCGAAAGACTGTTGACCGGAGACAAGCACGAACCGGCTTTTCTCATCTCCAAACCCTATACCGAAGAACAAGTCATCACGGCTGTCAGCCAAGCGATGTTCTTCTCTTCGACGGAAACACTCAAAGCCTGA
- a CDS encoding ferritin-like domain-containing protein: protein MKSRIPRKYIVCIFDYSPLIRMSSRNRWRSAGIYWSDIETSYRQIEKVPIVQQDRQFTKSQHLDQRASTATSTHTARAVSSIVANSAAQDDAKQTSAGEMCNDLADDNERVAHRLRTLIKIAGEDGDPVTEDMAMARAAHHEKAAWMLRSLVKS from the coding sequence GTGAAATCGCGCATCCCTCGCAAATACATCGTCTGCATCTTCGACTACAGCCCCTTAATCCGCATGTCTTCGAGAAACCGTTGGCGCAGTGCAGGTATATATTGGTCTGATATTGAAACCTCCTATCGTCAGATTGAGAAGGTTCCAATCGTCCAACAGGATCGTCAGTTCACAAAATCACAGCACTTGGATCAGCGCGCATCAACCGCCACAAGCACCCATACCGCGAGAGCGGTTTCGTCCATTGTCGCCAATTCAGCCGCGCAGGACGATGCCAAGCAGACGTCGGCGGGCGAGATGTGCAATGACCTCGCAGATGATAATGAACGTGTGGCGCATCGACTGCGTACCCTGATCAAAATTGCCGGTGAAGATGGCGACCCTGTCACAGAGGATATGGCAATGGCACGCGCCGCGCACCATGAGAAAGCGGCCTGGATGTTGCGATCCCTTGTTAAAAGTTGA
- a CDS encoding Dps family protein — protein sequence MKNALNVAPQENEISSGVREVEALTQGLEHALADTYRLLFKTHATYWNVEGPLFFSVHNLTEMQYEDLFKAADDIAERIRALVQLAPSTLSSII from the coding sequence ATGAAAAATGCACTGAACGTCGCCCCGCAAGAGAATGAAATCAGCTCTGGCGTGCGTGAAGTGGAAGCTTTGACGCAAGGGTTGGAACATGCCTTGGCCGATACATATCGGCTGTTGTTCAAAACCCACGCGACCTATTGGAACGTGGAAGGCCCGCTGTTCTTTTCCGTGCATAATCTGACGGAAATGCAATATGAAGACCTCTTCAAGGCGGCAGATGACATTGCTGAACGCATCCGTGCTCTGGTCCAATTGGCACCAAGCACATTGTCCTCCATTATCTAA
- a CDS encoding YihY/virulence factor BrkB family protein gives MSVKPQLRGAMCWAAIVAAVKRIAINNLGLIAAGVAFYSMLSVFPALAALIAILSLIANPDVVVVQLEQVSGLMPVAVYDILNAQIVGLVSTSSGTLGWAGVISLGVALWSARAGVGAMMHGLNLVYDQEGRTSLRHYFRALVLTVCLLGVGVISLLTVVIAPIILSFFQLGAFASWVLDVLRWAVAVVVIFAGIGLLYRFGPNRKGVRIGWLTPGALMAGTSWALMSIGFSYYVANFGNYNEVYGSIGAVIAMLIWLWISSFLVLLGAALNAELEARQLVDESASPTEAEQAEQQPLMQEIEEPH, from the coding sequence ATGAGCGTAAAACCACAGTTGAGAGGCGCAATGTGCTGGGCGGCAATTGTCGCCGCGGTCAAGCGAATAGCAATAAACAACCTCGGCCTCATCGCGGCCGGGGTTGCTTTTTATTCCATGCTCTCTGTCTTTCCGGCCCTGGCAGCCCTGATCGCAATTCTCAGTCTGATCGCAAATCCCGATGTGGTTGTGGTCCAGCTTGAACAGGTCAGCGGGCTGATGCCCGTAGCCGTATACGATATCCTGAACGCTCAGATCGTGGGGTTGGTGAGCACAAGTTCCGGCACACTGGGCTGGGCCGGGGTGATCTCTCTCGGTGTAGCGCTCTGGTCGGCCCGTGCCGGGGTCGGAGCAATGATGCACGGTCTCAATCTGGTCTATGATCAAGAGGGGCGCACGAGCCTGCGCCATTATTTTCGTGCTCTTGTTCTGACGGTCTGTCTGCTTGGTGTGGGTGTGATCTCACTCCTGACGGTGGTTATCGCGCCGATCATTCTGTCGTTTTTCCAGCTGGGGGCTTTTGCGTCCTGGGTTCTGGATGTATTGCGGTGGGCTGTTGCGGTTGTGGTGATTTTTGCCGGTATTGGTCTGCTCTATCGGTTTGGCCCCAACCGCAAGGGGGTCCGCATTGGATGGTTGACGCCCGGCGCATTGATGGCGGGGACGTCCTGGGCGCTGATGTCTATCGGTTTCTCCTATTATGTCGCAAATTTCGGCAATTACAATGAGGTCTATGGCTCCATCGGTGCTGTGATCGCGATGCTGATCTGGCTGTGGATCAGCAGCTTCCTGGTGCTGCTCGGAGCGGCGCTGAACGCTGAACTTGAGGCGCGCCAACTCGTCGATGAAAGCGCATCACCAACCGAGGCAGAGCAGGCTGAGCAACAGCCCTTGATGCAGGAGATAGAAGAGCCGCATTGA
- a CDS encoding PLDc N-terminal domain-containing protein, translated as MFEYAGFGGLIILALNIWAIVSIVGSGTTTGSKVLWILLVLILPIVGFIVWLVAGPKSGRISA; from the coding sequence ATGTTTGAATATGCAGGATTTGGTGGACTGATTATCTTGGCTCTGAATATTTGGGCTATCGTTTCGATTGTCGGATCGGGTACAACGACAGGTAGCAAAGTACTCTGGATCCTCCTGGTACTGATCCTGCCGATCGTTGGATTTATCGTCTGGCTGGTCGCAGGTCCAAAATCGGGGCGAATTTCGGCCTAG
- a CDS encoding formate/nitrite transporter family protein, producing MTSNAAQQEKQKDEASVQGATPLAPKLIYEVIRREGEEEMARPKRSLIWSGIAAGMMISLSVLGEAIFRTYLPDVPSRYLLENLGYSLGFLAVIMGRMQLFTENTITTVLPVMVERTWGVFGAMLRLWAIVMTANVIGAFAVAALFVFTPAIAPEVLVSIVDLSHHATGMGAHDAFWRAIPAGVIVALIVWMLPQAEAAKFFIILTFTWLIAAGDFTHIVAGSVEMAVLVWMGDITAATAIGGFFLPVLSGNIIGGTAIFTLMAWGQVRDELPQNN from the coding sequence ATGACCAGCAATGCGGCGCAACAGGAAAAGCAAAAAGACGAAGCCTCGGTGCAAGGAGCAACACCACTCGCGCCTAAGTTGATCTATGAGGTGATCCGCCGGGAGGGCGAGGAGGAAATGGCCCGCCCAAAAAGATCGCTGATCTGGTCGGGAATTGCTGCCGGGATGATGATCAGCCTGTCGGTGCTGGGCGAAGCGATTTTCCGCACCTACCTGCCAGATGTGCCAAGCCGCTATTTGCTCGAAAACCTCGGTTATTCGCTGGGGTTTCTGGCGGTGATCATGGGCCGCATGCAGTTATTTACCGAAAACACCATCACGACCGTGTTGCCCGTCATGGTCGAACGCACTTGGGGGGTCTTTGGCGCAATGCTGCGGCTTTGGGCGATCGTGATGACGGCAAATGTCATTGGGGCCTTTGCGGTTGCGGCTCTTTTTGTCTTCACCCCGGCGATTGCGCCCGAGGTATTGGTGTCCATCGTTGATCTGTCGCATCACGCTACGGGCATGGGCGCGCATGACGCATTCTGGCGCGCTATTCCGGCTGGTGTGATCGTGGCTCTGATTGTTTGGATGTTGCCGCAGGCAGAAGCGGCGAAGTTCTTTATCATCCTGACCTTCACCTGGTTGATTGCGGCGGGCGATTTTACCCATATCGTTGCCGGATCGGTTGAAATGGCAGTCCTTGTCTGGATGGGCGACATTACGGCCGCCACGGCGATTGGCGGGTTTTTCCTACCTGTCCTGAGCGGGAATATTATTGGCGGCACAGCGATCTTTACCCTTATGGCGTGGGGGCAAGTGCGTGATGAGTTGCCGCAGAACAACTAG
- a CDS encoding acetylornithine deacetylase/succinyl-diaminopimelate desuccinylase family protein, whose amino-acid sequence MTTPLNNAIDSKRDAIIDLTRALIRIPTLNPPGENYREICEFLDRRLKAHGFETQLIRATGTPGDSAKYPRWNIVARRAGRHAGECVHFNSHTDVVEVGRGWSMDPFGGEEKDGKIYGRGACDMKGGLAASIIAAETFIETHPDFTGAIEISGTADEESGGYGGVAYLAEQGYFDPTRVQHVIIPEPLNKDRICLGHRGGWWAEIETKGEIAHGSMPFLGDCAVRHMGAVLNAFEDRLFPAMAARRTDMPVVPDGARQSTMNINSIHGGQPEQSDDFTGLPAHCVPDACRIVIDRRFLVEEPLDQVRDEVTALLEGLKSSRADFDYELTEINAVLPSMTDRNAPVVQTVARAIRDVMGKEAQYVASPGTYDQKHIDRIGKLKNCIAYGPGILELAHKPDEYIGIDDMLDSAKVMGAALETLLLPCNDVQRDRKT is encoded by the coding sequence ATGACCACACCGCTGAACAATGCCATAGACTCCAAACGCGACGCCATCATCGACCTGACCCGCGCGTTGATACGGATCCCGACCCTGAACCCGCCGGGCGAGAATTACCGCGAGATCTGCGAATTTCTGGATCGCCGCCTCAAAGCACATGGGTTTGAAACGCAATTGATCCGCGCCACAGGCACCCCCGGTGACAGCGCGAAATACCCCCGCTGGAACATCGTGGCGCGCCGCGCAGGGCGACATGCCGGGGAGTGCGTGCATTTCAACAGCCACACCGATGTCGTCGAGGTCGGGCGCGGCTGGAGCATGGACCCGTTCGGCGGGGAGGAGAAAGACGGCAAGATTTATGGCCGCGGGGCCTGTGACATGAAGGGCGGGCTTGCGGCCTCGATCATCGCCGCCGAAACCTTCATTGAAACGCATCCCGATTTCACCGGGGCCATTGAAATTTCGGGCACCGCGGATGAGGAATCCGGCGGCTATGGTGGTGTCGCCTATCTGGCGGAGCAGGGGTATTTCGACCCCACCCGCGTCCAGCATGTGATCATCCCGGAACCGCTCAACAAGGACCGCATTTGCCTGGGCCATCGCGGCGGGTGGTGGGCGGAAATCGAAACCAAGGGCGAGATTGCGCATGGTTCCATGCCTTTCCTGGGCGATTGCGCGGTGCGTCACATGGGCGCGGTGCTGAACGCCTTTGAGGATCGGTTATTCCCCGCCATGGCCGCGCGGCGCACGGATATGCCCGTGGTCCCGGACGGGGCGCGTCAATCAACCATGAACATTAATTCGATCCACGGCGGCCAGCCCGAACAGAGCGATGATTTCACCGGCCTGCCCGCGCATTGTGTGCCTGATGCCTGCCGGATCGTGATTGATCGCCGCTTTTTGGTCGAAGAACCGCTGGATCAGGTCCGAGATGAGGTCACGGCGCTGCTGGAGGGTCTGAAATCGAGCCGCGCGGATTTCGACTATGAATTGACCGAAATCAACGCCGTGCTGCCGTCCATGACCGACCGGAACGCGCCCGTCGTACAAACGGTTGCCCGCGCCATCCGCGACGTGATGGGCAAGGAGGCGCAATATGTCGCCTCGCCGGGCACTTATGATCAAAAACACATTGACCGGATTGGCAAACTCAAGAATTGCATCGCTTACGGTCCGGGAATTTTGGAACTGGCGCATAAACCGGATGAATATATCGGCATTGATGATATGCTGGACAGCGCCAAAGTCATGGGGGCCGCATTGGAGACATTGCTGCTGCCCTGTAACGACGTACAAAGGGACCGCAAGACATGA
- a CDS encoding ABC transporter substrate-binding protein, with protein sequence MASTIALMASIGAAQAKSDITVALQLEPPHLDPTSAAAGAIDSVLYSNVFEGLTRFMADGSVVPGLAESWEISDDGLIYTFALRDGVTFHDGTTMDAEDVKFSLDRILAEDSANAQKALYASIASVEVIDPLTVKVTLSEQNGNMLFNLAWGDAVIVAPESIETIKQMPIGTGAFKFVNWVQSDKIELVRNPEYWGTPAALESATFKFISEPTAAFAAMMAEDVDYFSAFPAPENLPQFEADPRFQVLVGSTEGETILSTNNKMPPFDNPLVRQAIAHAIDRQDIIDGAMFGYGTPIGTHFAPHNPAYKDLTEQSNYDPDKARALLAQAGLAEGFETTLYLPPPSYARRGGEIIAAQLADVGITAKINNVEWAQWLESVFKGKDFGLTIVSHTEPMDIGIYANPDYYFQYDNPDFQALIAKLNGTTDPEVRQNMMGEAQQIIADDYVNGYLFQLAQLSVAKAGLQGLWANAPTQATDLTAVSWSE encoded by the coding sequence ATGGCCAGCACCATCGCGCTCATGGCCAGCATCGGGGCCGCGCAAGCCAAGTCCGACATCACGGTCGCGCTGCAACTCGAGCCGCCGCATCTGGATCCGACCTCTGCGGCGGCGGGGGCCATTGATTCGGTGCTTTATTCCAATGTGTTCGAGGGTCTGACGCGGTTCATGGCGGATGGCTCAGTTGTTCCGGGTCTCGCCGAGAGCTGGGAAATTTCGGATGACGGGCTCATCTATACTTTTGCCCTGCGGGACGGTGTGACTTTTCACGATGGCACGACAATGGACGCTGAGGATGTGAAATTCTCGCTCGACAGGATTCTCGCCGAGGACAGCGCCAATGCGCAAAAGGCGCTTTATGCGTCGATTGCCAGCGTCGAGGTTATTGACCCTTTGACCGTCAAAGTGACGCTGAGCGAACAGAACGGCAATATGCTGTTCAATCTGGCCTGGGGCGATGCGGTGATCGTGGCACCAGAAAGCATCGAGACCATCAAACAGATGCCCATCGGCACCGGCGCGTTCAAATTCGTCAATTGGGTGCAGAGCGACAAGATCGAGTTGGTACGCAACCCCGAATATTGGGGCACTCCGGCGGCATTGGAATCCGCGACCTTCAAATTCATTTCCGAGCCCACGGCGGCATTTGCGGCGATGATGGCGGAGGATGTCGATTACTTCTCCGCCTTCCCGGCCCCGGAAAACCTGCCGCAATTTGAGGCCGATCCCCGGTTTCAGGTGTTGGTTGGCTCGACCGAGGGCGAAACGATCCTCTCCACCAACAACAAGATGCCGCCCTTTGACAATCCGCTTGTGCGCCAGGCCATCGCCCATGCCATTGACCGTCAGGATATTATCGACGGGGCCATGTTCGGATATGGCACACCCATTGGGACGCATTTTGCCCCGCATAACCCGGCCTATAAGGACCTGACGGAGCAATCGAATTACGACCCTGACAAGGCACGCGCATTGCTGGCACAGGCCGGTCTGGCGGAAGGGTTTGAAACCACGCTTTACTTGCCACCCCCTTCCTACGCACGCCGTGGTGGCGAAATCATCGCCGCGCAGCTTGCAGACGTCGGCATCACCGCGAAAATCAACAATGTGGAATGGGCGCAATGGCTGGAATCGGTCTTCAAAGGCAAGGATTTCGGCCTGACCATCGTGAGCCATACCGAGCCGATGGATATCGGGATCTATGCCAATCCGGATTATTATTTCCAATATGACAATCCGGATTTTCAGGCTCTGATTGCCAAACTCAACGGCACGACGGACCCTGAGGTCCGCCAGAATATGATGGGAGAGGCACAACAGATCATCGCGGATGATTACGTGAACGGATATCTGTTCCAACTTGCGCAGCTTTCCGTCGCCAAAGCCGGATTGCAAGGGCTATGGGCAAATGCGCCGACACAAGCCACGGACCTTACGGCGGTGTCATGGTCAGAGTGA
- a CDS encoding acetoin utilization protein AcuC, which produces MTQPRFIGAEIFRHSSYGRWHPLRVPRVSTVMDLSRALGWLPPAQFITAPRAKPKALIGWHTADYIAALQRVEASQHATAKDTARHDLGSVTNPVYPEIFRRPATAAGGSLLAGELLREGGVIYNPPGGTHHGMPDRANGFCYLNDPVLAMLSLRRNGVRRIAYVDIDAHHCDGVAVGFHGDPDCLMISTHEERLWPRTGLLEDDAGGSALNLPVPRGLNDSEMAFIREALIVPQVAAFRPDAIVLLCGADGVEEDPLAHLSLSNNAHWAVVGALMGMAPRLLVLGGGGYNPWSVGRLWTGVWATLNGYRVPERLPPEAEAVLRGLRFEGNRRGKNPPEHWFTTLRDVPRPGAVRDEIKDRVAFLVKNPRTFGR; this is translated from the coding sequence ATGACCCAGCCACGCTTTATCGGAGCAGAGATTTTCCGCCATTCCAGCTATGGGCGCTGGCATCCGTTGCGCGTGCCACGGGTCAGCACGGTCATGGATTTGTCGCGCGCCCTGGGATGGTTGCCGCCCGCGCAATTCATCACCGCGCCGCGCGCCAAGCCCAAGGCGTTGATTGGCTGGCACACGGCGGATTATATCGCTGCCCTGCAACGGGTCGAGGCCAGCCAGCACGCCACGGCTAAGGATACCGCGCGCCATGATCTGGGCTCGGTGACAAACCCGGTTTACCCGGAGATCTTCCGCCGCCCCGCGACCGCGGCAGGGGGGTCATTGCTGGCGGGGGAACTGCTGCGCGAGGGCGGGGTGATTTATAACCCGCCTGGTGGGACACATCACGGGATGCCCGACCGCGCCAACGGGTTTTGTTATTTGAACGATCCGGTACTGGCGATGCTCAGCCTGCGGCGCAACGGCGTGCGCCGCATCGCCTATGTGGATATTGATGCGCATCATTGTGATGGCGTTGCGGTGGGCTTTCACGGCGACCCCGATTGCCTGATGATTTCCACGCATGAAGAACGGCTCTGGCCGCGCACCGGGCTGTTGGAGGACGATGCGGGAGGGTCCGCGTTGAACCTGCCGGTGCCGCGCGGGCTCAACGACAGCGAGATGGCGTTTATCCGCGAGGCTTTGATCGTGCCGCAGGTCGCAGCCTTCCGCCCGGATGCGATTGTGCTGCTGTGTGGGGCGGATGGGGTGGAGGAGGACCCTCTGGCGCATCTGAGCCTGTCAAACAACGCGCATTGGGCGGTGGTGGGGGCCTTGATGGGTATGGCCCCGCGCTTGCTGGTGTTGGGCGGTGGCGGATATAACCCCTGGTCGGTTGGGCGGCTCTGGACAGGTGTCTGGGCGACGTTGAACGGGTACCGCGTGCCCGAGCGTTTGCCACCAGAGGCCGAAGCGGTGCTGCGGGGTTTGCGTTTTGAGGGCAACAGACGCGGCAAGAATCCGCCGGAACATTGGTTCACCACGTTGCGTGATGTGCCCCGTCCGGGTGCTGTTCGCGATGAGATCAAGGATCGCGTGGCTTTTCTGGTCAAAAATCCGCGGACCTTTGGGCGGTGA